The nucleotide window ttttaatttgcaGGTAGTATTAGAGTATTTTGTCGAGTCAGATCGTTTCAGTTGCCAGATAGAAGAATCCGTGAACCTATATTGATAGGGTTGGAGAAGATTGCCATTAGATCAGCTGGAATCAAGAAAGAATTCAGCTTTGATAAGGTGTTTAATCAAGAAGCTAGTCAAGGTTAGCATCTTTCATGTGCTTCATTCCAGTTTTAATTGCATATGTTTTATGTATCTGGCTCTCTAAGAGACCTTATTCTGCTTAAATCTCTGTAGAGGATGTTTTTGTTGAGGTTGAACCGATTCTTAGATCTGCACTTGATGGGCACAATGTATGTGTATTGGCTTATGGTCAGACTGGTACTGGAAAGACATATACAATGGTCAGTGCTTAAAATTTAGATGGTGCTGTTCTTGAATTCATATGGTTGAAACTTCAATTATTTTGCATATAATCTGCTGGGGCATGGTGATTTACAGGATGGCACCGGTGACCAGCTTGGAATTGTTCCTCGAGCTCTTGAAGAGCTTTTTCGTCAAGCCTCTTTTGATAATACAACTTCTGTTAGTTTTTCGATGAGCATGTTGGAGGTTTACATGGGTAACCTCAGAGACCTACTAGCTCCAAAACCAGTGTGTAAAGCATATGAAACTGTTAcaaaatggtaatttttttccctcaatGCCCCCTTCAATTAGAGGTTTTTGAAGTCAAATGAAGGTGCACTAAATTTGCTTAAGGTGATTCGGGTAACTTTACTGCAGCAATCTCAACATTCAAACAGATTCAAAGGGAATGGTAGAAGTAGAAGGCCTGACAGAGGTGCCCATCCCAGATTTTGCAAAAGCCCGATGTTGGTACAACAAGGGAAGGCGAGTTAGATCAACGTCATGGACTAATGTTAATGAGGCATCCAGCAGGTCACACTGGTGGGTTTCAGGTCAAGTTCGATTTtgaattttgtcaatgaattatttgttttgataattaCTTTATCTGTTTAGTTCATATATCTAGCTTAACGAGGATCACCATTTTCCGCCATTGGGAAGCTTTGGAAGCTAAACAAGAAGTAAGCAAAATTTGGTTGGTTGATCTTGGAGGCAGTGAGCGAGTTCTAAAAACAGGAGCCACAGGGCAAACACTCGATGAGGGCAGAGCTattaatctctctctttctgcaTTGGCTGATGTTATTGCAGCTTTAAGAAGAAAGAGAGGCCACGTTCCTTACAGGTAAGTTCTTAGTTGGTATTAGCTTTCATATCCCTTCCCTTTTCTAAACAAGACGAAGTGGGATGAGTTTACAAGTTAGGTAAGCTGTTGGGGAAACTCTCTTTAGTTATTGCTTGTTTTCTAATTCAACTTTAATTTCTTTGGTTGCAGAAATAGCAAGTTAACTCAGATTCTCAAAGACTCCTTGGGTAACAGCtcattctttttccttttggcTGTGAACTCTACTTTTGTGACAAACCctgaattatttgtattttgacACTGCAAAATAAAGGATTATCCATCAACATTAGATTGCATTTGAAAGGAGTTTACATGGATCTATATgaaatatttctcttttttgtttctatAGTGTTGGCTTCATCGTCACTGTGGATTTGTACTCTTTCTCATTACAATACTAAAGTAAACACTGTGGAAATAATCTCGCATTACGATACTGTGAAGCCATTTCAATATTTGGTAATGCTTCTCAATCCAATTTTTCTGTAGGTGATGGTTCAAAGGTGTTGATGCTAGTTCATGTAAGCCCTTGTGAAGAAGATGTGGGTGAGACAATTTGCTCCTTGAGCTTTGCAAAGCGAGCAAGAGGGATAGAGTCTAACAGAGAGCTACCAGAGGTACCAATCTTGAATTTCATCGTAATAGTTGGTATGCTATGCATTTAAAATTTGCAATGAATTTTGATACCTTTTCATTGTTTACAGGACTTGAAAAAGCTAAGGGAGAAAAAAATGGCACAGCTTGAGGAGGAGATGCGAGAAGCTGATGTTGAATGTCAGAAAGTCAGGAATCAAATTCAAGGGGTTGAGTTCCTACTGAGTGAAAAGAAAAAGCTTTTGTCAACCACTTATCAGCCTCTTGAAGCTGAAGATGTGACCCCTTTGAGTCCTAAAGAAAATCTCAAGGAAGCAGTTGCAACCCTGAAAGTATCTGATAAAATCATCAGAAGAAATACAGGCAATTCTCTCCCTCGGTTCATGACGTCTACTGTAGCAAGTCGACAAAGACAAAGTGCAGCAGAAAGGGACATTGGTACAAAGTCAAGAAGTTTGAGAACCATGTCAAGAAGTTCAGCACTATTCTCAGGTTCTCAATCTCTTAGCTTAATGGATTCTCGTTTAAAAGTAATCTTACGCAGTTCAAACAAAAAACCAAGACACACAGAAACAAATGCCCAAGCCACAGAGAGTCCAAGAAGCACTATCTTGGATTCGAAGACAACTTCCATGCCTCGAAGCAAGATGGTCACTTCTTCAGATCCAAACTTAAGAGTTAAACTCAGTCACCACCGAAGAAGGATGTCTGATTTTACCTAATGGCGAAACAATTTTGCTTGCCGAAAGGTGTGGTGTTAGTTTTCTTTGTCTTGCATtgttttttcttgctttcaCTTGGGGTTGGGGATTAATTGTTCATGCTTTGATATGGTGGAGTTTTAGGAGTTTATATTCAAGTTTGTGATGATAAAGGGTTGATTTTCTTAGGCATGTTGGGATCTGTAAATTATGGTTTTGGCTTGTTTACATGATCCCATTAGAAAACAATGGTTTGTTTAGGTAAAATTTGTGACTGTTAACACTTCATTAACATGTTGCTGCTGTTGTAACCAAAAGGGTTTTTGTAACCAGTTATTAGTAAAAGTTCTTGAAGATTTCGGTCTTCTGGTGAGATGAGTACATGTATTCATGTACTAGAGGCTGTTCTGTAGCTTTCATCTTTCATATTAATCACTTGTTAGCCAACATTCCATCAAAGGTTTATTTAATTCCATCAAGAGTtcaatataagagaaaaatgattttactttgaatctataataaataatttaaaagaattattaaaaaattattgataaaataaataatattataaaaagataaatattatcaataataaaataaactatcaatgataaattatcaaatcaatctcaatataaaatattgaattgaatctCTCTTATTTGAGCTGAATAATAAATTTCAGCCAAACTGATTCGGATCGgatatatttctaattcaagCTCGGATCTAGTAGAATCCTCTCTCCACTCTTTGATCtcatcgaaaaaaaaaaaaaaaaaagagaaggaacCAATCAAACGATGCTCGCCAACgacacaaaattaatttaaaaaaaaaaatacaaaacccCCCTCGAGTCCAGCCCAGCGCGATACGACTGACGACACCAGCAAGCTCAGTCGAAACAGATAATCATCCTTCAAATTCATCAACGGGTCACCTCGCTTCTCCTCCGATCGAAACCAAACCAGAGCTCTAACTAGGCATACAAAAATGGCGTTAACGCAACAGAAGGGAATTGTAATAACCGTACCGGTTCTCATTCTCACGCTTTCCGTCGCGGCCATCTTCTTGTTCTTCCTTCTCTCCTCTCTCTCAACTTGCAACTGCCCTATCTCCGCCGCCTCAAACGCCGCTGTTTCTTCTTCCTCTGACGTGCCGCCGACGGATTATGGCTCTGGAGATCGGATATCGCCGACGAAAGACGATATTGAGTGGGTGAAGGATCAGATCTCTCGAAATGGACTTCATATGCAAGATAATGTGTTGAGGAAAGGTATCAATCCTCGCACTAGAGCTCAGCAACTTGAAGATCTCATCCAGTGAGTCTCAGTTTTATGGACTagatttttttactaatttgtaatttaatttttagttaattgatTACAGTTTTCCTTAgatttaaagaaatatatatattttgaattttttagtatataaatgcTTAAATTGAAAgctttttagttcattttagtGAAACAGAAGTTTTCTATATCCTATTTGCTCGCCAGCATAGCAATTATAAATTTAGTCCTTTTGGTATGATTGTGAAGTGATTTGTGTGATTGTGTTTCAGATTCAAAGGCATATCACATTATGAAGAGCCTGAAGCGTACAACCACACAGCCCTCCCGTGCCCAGGTGAGCTCCTTGTGGAGGAGCATCACAGCAACTATGGGGAGCCCTGGGCGGGTGGGCGAGATGTGTTTGAGTTCCTTGCTGAGTCAAGTCACTTGACACCCAATTCACTTGTTCTTGAGATTGGATGTGGCACACTTCGAGTTGGCCTGCATTTTATTCGGTATCTAAGTCCAGAGCACTTTCATTGCCTTGAGAGGGATGAGCTCTCTTTGATGGCTGCGTTCAGATATGAACTTCCTTCTCAAGGTCTTTTAAATAAGAGGCCTTTGATTGTGCGAGGCGAGGATATGGATTTTACCAAGTTTGGTTCAAGAGTTGTGTATGATTTGATATATGCTAGTGCTGTGTTTCTCCACATGCCTGACAAACTTGTGTGGGTTGGACTGGAGAGGTTAGCGAATAAGTTGAAACCTTATGATGGGCGAATCTTTGTGTCGCATAACATAAAGTTTTGTTCTAGATTAGGAGGGGAGGAGTGCACGAAGAGGCTTAGAAGCTTGGGACTTGAATATGTTGTGAAGCATACACATGATAGCTTGCTTTTTAATCACTATGAGATCTGGTTTGAGTTTAGGCGGTCCAAGGCTTAGGGTTTCTTCGGCACTGCCATTTTGGGTTTAATTCGTTGTAATACTGAATTAACAGGTGAAGTTATAGCTTAAGCTGCCTCTCCACAAGTGTTGCGTTGCTTCTGATAATTCCCCCAGTGTTTTGGAAGGTTAACTTATGAGCTGTTGATAGATGGGGTGTGTAAGAGTTGATGATATCAAAGATTTTTATCAAAGTGGTCATCAATTTGTGTGCAACTCGTGATATTCTTTGTACTTTTCATTGAAAAGGATCTTGTGTAACTTAGAACTTTCAAGATTCAATACCGAATTGCTAAGGTGGGAGAGGTTCATGTTATTTATGACTGTCAAATTATGTAGTTTTGCATTCGAAATGCTGGTAGCACAACAAAATTTCTTTTGAGCAAACACTGTAAAGTAGGACGAAATCATAAtgtgaatatatttttcattgcaCTTGGAGAAAACTTGAATATCTTGTCTTGAATGGTcatgatatttttggtttttgtgcATTAACATTCCTCTTTGTTCAGAAACCAGTTGAAGAGCTTTAGCATTACTGGAATGTGATGCTGAGAGGATTCTAGAATCAAAGTTTTGTTATGTGCTAGTGTTGATATTTCCTTCTGTGATAACTTGAATGACCAGAACCTCGACCTGGGTGGCTTGACGTGCTGCTCAAGTCTTTGTGTTTTAAATCCTGGCTCTGTAGCCTTCATTTAAAGCACAGTAAAAGAGTCAGCGACTCACTGGAATATCGTTTTGTGTCTATTTCAAGTGGACAGAAGCCACTTAGAATGAAGTATTTGGTGAGCGTTCACTATAAAAGTACCTCAACAGTGTtcttattgttaaaaaaaaccCCAATGGCACTCTGTAGAATCTTTTTCAAACATTTGTAAGTGGCTTAGGCTGAATACCCATTACCAAAAACACTCTGTAAAGccattttcaaatatttgtgCGAGGGAATTGAGGCTAAATACCCCCAGACAGTTTCTGTAAAGCCATTACCAAAACATTTGTAGTCGTAAGTAATTGAGGCGAATTATCCTAAAACACTTTCTGCACACCcattttcaaaaatatgttAGTTAAAAAGCCCAAAAACATTCGTCTGTCAGAAGTGGGATTTGAACCCACGCCCTCTTTCGAAGACCAGAACTTGAGTCTGGCGCCTTAGACCACTCGGCCATCCTGACTCTTTACTGTTTAATAAGTTTTGAATCcatcattaattaaatagaAGAGTTTCAAGATGGTCATCTCGTACTAACCTGAAAGGCTGAATGAAGCCCCTTAAAACACCCTACGGAAAGTGAACCTGATGACCATCTTCATCTCCAAACCTAAAACTTCACAATGCACTTCTCACGAATCTTGAGACACATTTATCAAAACCTCACCAAATTCTATCACAGCAACGTTCAGTCTTTGTCACGTTGCCACTTAAAATCTCATGGAAAGACACCGTCAAAGGCGTCTTCACCGGGAAGAAGTCATCCTCAGAAGACCCCAATATCACCTCTCAGTCTTTCTCTCTCCTTCGTAAATTCCCGTCATTCTTTGACTTATCTTAGAGAAAAAAAGGTGAACTTATGATAGTTTTGTTGTGAAagtttattgattttgtttgttgaGTTTGCTGATGGGTTAAATAATGCAAGAAAGTTGGGTACTTCTAAGAATTACATATTGGGTAGAAGCAGTGAAGCCACGTTTGCTAATGCCTTTGAGAAACAGGAAGCCATTCTTCGGTATCTCGGTGATTTGATCCCAAAggagaggttttttttttaaatgatttatttaccGTAAAATACATATTGTACTCAGTCATTGTGTATTTTGGAGTTAGAGTCAATACCACTATGTAGTCTATTACAAATATGATTAAGCAGAAATGCAATGGTAATAAGAAGTTGTAATAACTCACACCAAACTAACTTTAATATTGAACTGAGAAGTTGTATTGAATAACAACCCTGGTTGTAACAAATTTGACACATCAAAATCAATTTAGCAATGTCTTATGTGGCGAAATCTGAACACATTCCCTCCTAGTATACCAGCTTCCATACTGCCTCACATACACTGCCCACATTTTGTGCTACAGAACGTCAGAATTCTCTTTCGATTATAATTTTACCTAGCAATTTTCGCACGTTTGGTGTTGCATATCATAAGCTGTGGATATCCATGTTAGAAACTTGGCATTGTGGTATGGATAGTGAATTTGAATCCTGGTTTGTCAATTTTCTGTGTCTTTTTCTAAATGTGACATGCATAGATACACTTATTGCATATGGTTGAGTGTCCTAATTATGGGTTTAGGTTTCTTGGTTTGTAGAAAATCCAAAGCAGTCAAAAGCTGTGAAGCAGTGTAATGCACAATAACTGATCTGAGAATGCCCTTGCTAATCTTACATGGGCTAAAGAATGTAGAGAATTTAAAGGCAGAAGGGAAACCAATGCCCAAGAGCAAGGCTGAGGTACCATAGCTTGCACTTCGCTTGGGTTCCTATATTTGTAAAATTGGCTTCCTGATAATGGATTCAAGAAATATTTTCTGGCATGGATGGTTCAATTGATTCCAAAGATGCCTCACtctattaattatttgaagttttatctctgttaaaaatatgttttgaaGCCTTATCTAGGCCGTCTATCAACATGTATAGCAAATCCTAGATCTATTGTAATGATCCTTATGTGAAGATGAACCTGTTAAATGATTTGCTGTGTGCAGTAgttggttttttattttgtcttgttCAATGTTCATACAACTACTTTAATGCTTTTACCTTATTTGTGGGTATGAAGTGGTTTATGGTTTATGTTATGGCATTTAATGGTCTGAACTTGTTTATTAATTGCTAAAATCTctgcataaattaaaataatggttCTCAATTTTTTTAGGAATTCTTTCTAGAGCAGAATATTGGAAATTTTATTTACTGTAATTTGCATTCTTGTAGATTCAAAAGATGATGGGGTCAACTCCACTAGATGTTGCCAGGTCCAATTTGTCTAAGAGTGGGTGGATCAGTAGATATGCGCTCTGTCCTTGTGGTTCCAAGAAGAGATATTAACAGTAATTTTGCTACTCTGATTTTGGATCTACTATCTTCTGTAAATGcaagaaaaactcaaaaaacCAAAAGCTCCTTGTTTTTATAGCATTTTCTGATGATTAGATTCTGATGGAATATTGCTATTATAGAATGAATAAAGCCAAAATGGAATTACTATTTTAATCTCTTCTAATCTTTATGTCAATCTGCAAAATCATATATTCTGTGTACAAAGCTATGCAAATCTATACACCTTACCCGATCATATGAAAACTACTGAAGTAgccaatttttttgataaaggGGTAAATGAAACTAGgtgatgaaaatttgatttttagcTGAACTTTCAGAAGTGCAGAAAAAAAATGCATTCTTGATGTTTCCAACCAAAATATATGCTTAATTCTCAAAGATATGTCAAGTTAGTGAAAATGCTGAGTAGGTGAGCTTGTTCTTTCTTAACTCGGGTTACTTCCTGAGCAGTCCCGTCACCAAGATACCCACCTGTTAATCAACAAGTGAGTGCTCCATATTGTTAATTGTGCATTCTTTCGGCGAACCAAAGACTTTCACAAAGAAATTTTGTTGTCTCATCCCCATTACAGATGTACCTTGACAATTGAGATAAACATGAATCTCCATGTTATGCTCCAAAATACAAAGTATAAGACTTGAATCTAACATTATAAATTATGAGCTTCTAGTATAACATTTATATGGTTGTGGgctctctaattttaataactaaattttGAAGTGTGGTTCTCTGAagattcatataatttaatatcaaagtTATCATCAAGTCTTCTAGTGGGTTTTTCAATCTCAATAGCTAACTTTTGAAATGAGTTTTTCTCAAGGGTTATATCACTCCAATACTCAATATCTTGCCATGCACTTTCTGCGTGATTAAATATGTTTAGTTGTAGTGGTTATGCCACTTTGGAGACTTGACTTTCAGGAGTAATTTAACATCCTATACTCATAGTGATAGAATCGTTTTGTTGGAAATTATTTCCAAAGAATTTATGTTCTGTACCTTAACATTTAAGCTACCCGGAAAAACATAACCCAAGCCAGGTAAAATAGAAAGTGGAGAGCTTGAGAAATTGTTTTGTGTTTTCTCATTGCAggtctaataaaatattttaaacatatctAAGTTGGATAGGGTTCTGCAAGTTTCTTTTCTAAAAGATTAAAGATCTCCATATCTAAACCTTTACCAGACTATTCGTCTATAAAgaagtaatatatttttctaaattgaCTCCAAAGTCTCCAACCaagaataaaattgattaacatCATTAGTTTAATATGGCCATTATGTAAAACTGCCTAAATTCTGCATCATAGAGCATGGCATATACATTCTCTTCTTTTATGCAATtaagaacaaaaaagaaaacataaattatcaTGGGAAGGTTCTTCCACTGCTATATAAAGCCACAGAACAGATCAGATCATAGCATATAAAAACTATAGTAGTACTATTAAAATATGGCTAAACTTTCTGGTATATGCTTCTTATTGCTTGTTCTCATTGTCTTCACAGGTGGTATATGTATAACTCTGATGTTCTTTTTAGTTCTACTTGGAATGATTTCTTCTGTGTTTCTATGCTTTGTTAATTATCATGTGTTTAGCATATCGACCTTTTCAATTCATTGAGCCAGTCTTTAatggtgattttaaatttgcaGATGAGATATTGGTGCCTGTGGCAGATGCAAAAGACTGCAACAAGGTGTGGAACTGTAAAGGCGGCACACGTTGCTGGAATGACTGTAAAAACCGTTACAATGGCACGGGGCTCTGTGATTTATATACTGCACCTGGTGTTCCTAAACAATGCTTTTGTGCCTACAAGTGTTGATAATCATCTCAAGTCTTCATCAACAtctacttaattatatatattaatctagCTAAATAACCAACTTTCTTGTGAATTATGTTTCTATATGGTTTGATGTATTGATACAAGTTATGAATGTAGTAGCTGTGTCTGTTGTAACATTAAACTCAGTCATTCTGTAAAATAATGTTGCTATGCAGTTTGCAGATTATACATGTTTGGAATTTATCCTGATTCCTAAGATACCATGATTAACATTTAAGAGATTACAAGATCTTCATGAACAAAATAGATTGGTTCGGTTTGAGATTTTGTCAAAccggttttttttaaatttagtttgaaaatttttcttcatcgaaccaaaccaaaccaaaaacaCTCTATCTCAGTTTGgagtttaaataaattgttaaacATGCTTCTCATTAATGACACAAATCTACTTCCCACTTATGCTTTAAACATTCTGATTTACTTTGGTAATACAAAACTACAATTATTAACCTTCCAGAAGGAATCCCACCATTAATTTACTTGAATTGACTTTATGGACATTTCTACTCCTATAAATACAGGCACTCACTGAACCAGCATGTACAGAATTAACCATTTGCATAATTCTAAATATGGCGAAGCTTCAGCTATCGTCCTCTTGCTTTTCCTAATCAGCTTCACTTGTGGTACATCCCTTTTTTTCGTccaaattacttaaaatttcttattaaaaaaaaaacaagttcaAACTATAAAACCCAAATGAGCCGTTTGAAATTCATAGATTAGTTTGATTTGGGTTAAAAAGCAATTTGGTTTggattagaaaattcaaaaaaaaagaactctGATTTGAGTTATAGTTTGAACagtttttaaattgaatcaaattgtaaattgttatatatatatatatatatatatatacatatatatatatatatatatatatatatttgatatatttgacTTGAGATTTTGTTAAACCGGTTTTTTTAGTctggtttgaaaatttgtttaaatcgaatcaaattgaactATACATATCCTATATTTAAGATGcaagtgtgtgtgtatatataattaaactatgtgtatatatttttggtacataaataaatacac belongs to Mangifera indica cultivar Alphonso chromosome 2, CATAS_Mindica_2.1, whole genome shotgun sequence and includes:
- the LOC123197569 gene encoding kinesin-like protein KIN-14U; protein product: MFISTEEEQISLHLEDPNGSLQLKSSPMGSNPDSLVGLPPVSDVSDSSPPLPSIYTDVNVVPEHQKNELERSISNLEGEISQLRLKKRSLDEKRREALNQILDIKGSIRVFCRVRSFQLPDRRIREPILIGLEKIAIRSAGIKKEFSFDKVFNQEASQEDVFVEVEPILRSALDGHNVCVLAYGQTGTGKTYTMDGTGDQLGIVPRALEELFRQASFDNTTSVSFSMSMLEVYMGNLRDLLAPKPVCKAYETVTKCNLNIQTDSKGMVEVEGLTEVPIPDFAKARCWYNKGRRVRSTSWTNVNEASSRSHCLTRITIFRHWEALEAKQEVSKIWLVDLGGSERVLKTGATGQTLDEGRAINLSLSALADVIAALRRKRGHVPYRNSKLTQILKDSLGDGSKVLMLVHVSPCEEDVGETICSLSFAKRARGIESNRELPEDLKKLREKKMAQLEEEMREADVECQKVRNQIQGVEFLLSEKKKLLSTTYQPLEAEDVTPLSPKENLKEAVATLKVSDKIIRRNTGNSLPRFMTSTVASRQRQSAAERDIGTKSRSLRTMSRSSALFSGSQSLSLMDSRLKVILRSSNKKPRHTETNAQATESPRSTILDSKTTSMPRSKMVTSSDPNLRVKLSHHRRRMSDFT
- the LOC123199706 gene encoding uncharacterized protein LOC123199706; the encoded protein is MALTQQKGIVITVPVLILTLSVAAIFLFFLLSSLSTCNCPISAASNAAVSSSSDVPPTDYGSGDRISPTKDDIEWVKDQISRNGLHMQDNVLRKGINPRTRAQQLEDLIQFKGISHYEEPEAYNHTALPCPGELLVEEHHSNYGEPWAGGRDVFEFLAESSHLTPNSLVLEIGCGTLRVGLHFIRYLSPEHFHCLERDELSLMAAFRYELPSQGLLNKRPLIVRGEDMDFTKFGSRVVYDLIYASAVFLHMPDKLVWVGLERLANKLKPYDGRIFVSHNIKFCSRLGGEECTKRLRSLGLEYVVKHTHDSLLFNHYEIWFEFRRSKA
- the LOC123204083 gene encoding uncharacterized protein LOC123204083 yields the protein MHFSRILRHIYQNLTKFYHSNVQSLSRCHLKSHGKTPSKASSPGRSHPQKTPISPLSLSLSFVNSRHSLTYLREKKLGTSKNYILGRSSEATFANAFEKQEAILRYLGDLIPKERFKR